The following are encoded together in the Vigna angularis cultivar LongXiaoDou No.4 chromosome 9, ASM1680809v1, whole genome shotgun sequence genome:
- the LOC128193871 gene encoding uncharacterized protein LOC128193871, which translates to MESWEESQESIKAEMSQLKDQVGQILVALEALKATGESSSTLVGGNAHFYPPFFNATSQSIPFPLYGLPPGYTPSVGEYIEGGHVSFPILTTIDIPSVTTHGPTSVSAPLVSAQTYEPITVEGTRVTTIPHITVNHDSSARAASQTAARAGIDISNGAKNRLEILEEKMRAIEGMKNYGFGNVARLSLVPGVKIPYKFKAPEFEKYKGDTCPKNHLAMYCRKMAAYAYDDQLLIHVFQDSLVGVALNWYTHLEPSRIHCWADLADAFVKRYIYNTHVAPDRLQLQNMGKKDNETFKEYAQRWRELATQVEPPLFEKEMVAMFVNTLQPPFYEYMVGNVSANFADVVIIGERIEIGMKSGKIASGPSTMENSKKKPSFNPGKKKEGDVHATLAMPVWKGQAPSKNYRPHLGQPSYSANAAFAHPIRPQQQQGFYQSQPVTSNAWRTGPSANPNPSVGQGGYPGRTQERNFVHFTPIPMTYTELLPHLVKRGLVAICPMIPLQPPYPRSYDADAKCSYHGEGVGHSTERCMTFKHKVQALINAGWLKFQEDKPSIDTNPLSGHGNASTNAIEVKKHGLIRDASKIRSSRRFIFKELLKLGFLNGDCDLERACGLHPCTEHSIEECVEFEKFLQDLLDRNLMQVCYEDKYEDVFAQTGMEPDVALPEPLIIRFTRTTPTPVIQGRSPFVIHAPVPFPYKSDKAVPWRYGTHVVDEGHCIESHSSSQDPVVENISGIGGMTRSGRIFTPPNLTGRGASNNETPMDANTKEHLKGKGVQVEETSDKADKKEISEEEACEFLKFIQQSEYKVVEQLKRMPARISLLELLMHSTSHRKLLMKVLSEAHVEHGISLNKFEGIVGNIIANNYLTFTDEEIPTEGRGHNKALHVSVKCLDHIIARVLVDNGSSLNVMPKSTLEKLPCEGVHMKPSSMVVRAFDGSKRVVMGEIELPVQVGPCVFQVTFQVMDILPAYSCLLGRPWIHSAGVVPSTLHQKLKYVMGDKLVIISGEEDLLVSRPSSTRYIEVAEEAPETAFQSLEIVGNAYVEPFLASPHLSRASVMMAKVLLKEGYIPGKGLGKHGQGRTFPLKVVQNRNRYGIGYEPNKKDKRKLMEERREYGLARVERREPRVEKIGIRDIKESFRSDGWINAGHIAAVEDEDSSECSNFVWVCSQGAQLNNWKTLDLPVMFKSIEIYDNKCFENNNVDIPNFEHPIDNTEDDYEDDPEPSPELLRLVEQESKEIKPHQEDVEVLNLGEEGEIKEVKIGTSMKKEVREGLRALLKEFKDVFAWSYKDMPGKRYRSNSTQDFWLWLNTHNG; encoded by the exons ATGGAAAGCTGGGAAGAGTCACAAGAATCCATCAAAGCTGAAATGAGTCAGTTGAAGGACCAGGTTGGACAAATCTTGGTTGCCCTTGAAGCCCTGAAGGCTACTGGAGAGTCTTCATCTACGCTGGTTGGTGGGAATGCCCATTTTTATCCCCCATTTTTCAACGCTACTAGCCAATCGATTCCTTTCCCGTTGTATGGATTACCCCCGGGATATACTCCTTCTGTAGGAGAATATATCGAAGGGGGGCACGTGTCGTTTCCCATTCTTACAACTATTGATATCCCGTCAGTCACCACTCATGGACCTACCTCTGTGTCAGCTCCCTTGGTAAGTGCTCAAACGTATGAACCGATCACAGTTGAAGGAACACGAGTGACTACGATACCGCACATAACTGTTAACCACGATTCTTCAGCAAGAGCCGCATCACAAACCGCGGCGCGTGCAGGAATCGACATCAGTAACGGTGCTAAAAACAGACTGGAGATTCTGGAGGAAAAAATGAGGGCTATTGAAGGGATGAAAAACTATGGGTTCGGAAATGTTGCAAGATTAAGTTTGGTTCCTGGAGTAAAAATACCGTATAAGTTCAAGGCGCCCGAATTCGAGAAGTACAAAGGTGATACATGCCCTAAGAACCATCTGGCCATGTATTGCAGAAAAATGGCTGCGTACGCATATGACGACCAGTTACTCATCCATGTTTTCCAAGACAGTTTGGTTGGGGTAGCATTAAACTGGTATACTCACTTGGAGCCCTCTCGAATCCATTGTTGGGCAGATCTAGCCGACGCCTTTGTAAAACGGTATATATACAACACGCATGTAGCACCGGACCGTCTGCAATTACAGAATATGGGAAAGAAAGACAATGAGACCTTCAAGGAATATGCCCAACGGTGGAGAGAATTGGCCACGCAAGTGGAGCCGCctttgtttgaaaaagaaatggtGGCGATGTTCGTAAATACGCTTCAGCCAccattttatgaatatatggTGGGGAATGTGTCCGCCAATTTCGCTGACGTCGTCATAATTGGCGAGAGGATAGAGATTGGGATGAAGAGCGGGAAGATTGCAAGTGGTCCATCTACGATGGAGAATTCTAAAAAGAAGCCTTCTTTCAATccaggaaagaaaaaagagggaGACGTGCATGCAACATTGGCGATGCCTGTATGGAAAGGTCAAGCTCCTTCTAAAAATTATAGACCACACCTAGGCCAACCTTCATATTCAGCCAATGCGGCTTTCGCTCATCCAATCaggcctcaacaacaacaaggATTCTATCAATCACAACCCGTCACAAGCAACGCTTGGAGGACTGGGCCAAGTGCAAATCCAAATCCGAGTGTAGGTCAAGGCGGTTATCCGGGAAGAACCCAGGAAAgaaactttgtccacttcaccCCCATCCCCATGACTTACACTGAATTATTACCTCACCTCGTCAAAAGGGGACTGGTAGCTATATGCCCAATGATACCTCTGCAGCCTCCATACCCCAGAAGTTATGATGCAGATGCCAAGTGTAGTTATCACGGGGAAGGCGTGGGTCACTCAACTGAAAGGTGCATGACTTTTAAACATAAAGTGCAGGCCCTGATTAACGCTGGGTGGCTAAAATTCCAAGAAGATAAACCTAGCATTGATACTAATCCGTTATCCGGACATGGTAATGCCTCGACAAATGCCATTGAAGTTAAGAAGCATGGACTGATAAGGGATGCAAGTAAGATCCGAAGTTCCAGGAGGTTTATTTTCAAGGAATTATTAAAGTTGGGGTTTTTAAACGGGGATTGTGATTTGGAAAGAGCATGTGGACTTCATCCATGCACGGAACACTCTATCGAGGAATGCGTTGAATTCGAAAAGTTCCTACAAGATCTGCTTGATAGGAATTTGATGCAAGTGTGCTATGAAGACAAGTATGAGGATGTGTTTGCACAAACTGGTATGGAGCCGGATGTAGCTTTGCCGGAGCCGTTGATAATCCGCTTCACTCGAACCACCCCTACACCAGTAATTCAAGGAAGATCACCCTTTGTCATCCATGCACCAGTTCCTTTTCCTTACAAAAGCGATAAAGCTGTCCCTTGGAGGTATGGGACACATGTAGTCGATGAAGGACACTGCATTGAAAGCCACTCCTCTAGCCAGGATCCAGTTGTTGAAAATATATCTGGTATCGGCGGAATGACGAGGAGTGGTCGAATCTTCACGCCACCAAATTTGACGGGAAGAGGAGCTAGTAATAATGAAACACCAATGGATGCAAATACTAAGGAGCATTTAAAGGGGAAAGGGGTGCAAGTAGAGGAGACCTCTGACAAGGCAGACAAGAAAGAAATCTCTGAGGAAGAGGCTTgcgaatttttaaaattcattcaacaGAGTGAATATAAGGTGGTGGAGCAGTTGAAACGCATGCCTGCTCGGATTTCCTTGTTAGAATTGCTTATGCATTCTACCTCTCATAGAAAGTTGTTGATGAAAGTCCTCAGTGAGGCTCATGTCGAGCATGGTATCTCGTTGAACAAGTTTGAGGGTATCGTTGGCAACATCATCGCTAATAATTACCTCACCTTTACTGACGAGGAGATACCCACTGAAGGGAGAGGTCATAACAAGGCTCTTCATGTCTCCGTGAAATGTTTAGATCACATTATAGCACGTGTCTTGGTGGACAATGGTTCCTCTCTGAATGTCATGCCAAAATCGACATTGGAGAAGCTACCCTGTGAGGGAGTGCATATGAAGCCAAGCTCCATGGTTGTGAGAGCATTTGACGGCAGTAAAAGGGTAGTGATGGGAGAGATTGAATTGCCTGTTCAAGTTGGTCCTTGTGTCTTTCAGGTGACCTTTCAAGTTATGGACATCCTCCCGGCTTATAGTTGTTTGTTGGGTCGCCCGTGGATCCATTCTGCAGGAGTTGTGCCTTCCACACTACACCAAAAGCTGAAATATGTTATGGGAGATAAGCTGGTGATAATATCAGGAGAGGAGGACCTCCTTGTGAGCAGACCATCATCCACGCGATATATTGAGGTGGCTGAGGAGGCTCCTGAAACTGCCTTCCAGTCATTGGAGATCGTGGGAAATGCCTATGTAGAGCCATTCCTAGCAAGCCCGCATTTGTCACGTGCTTCTGTCATGATGGCCAAGGTCTTGCTGAAAGAAGGGTATATACCTGGTAAAGGTTTAGGAAAGCATGGGCAAGGGCGAACTTTCCCCCTAAAGGTCGTCCAGAATAGAAACCGATACGGCATAGGGTATGAGCCCAACAAAAAGGACAAGCGAAAGTTGATGGAGGAAAGGAGAGAGTACGGTCTGGCTCGTGTAGAAAGGCGTGAACCTCGGGTGGAAAAGATTGGTATTCGGGACATCAAGGAGAGCTTCCGTAGTGATGGATGGATCAATGCGGGCCATATAGCCGCCGTGGAGGATGAAGATAGCTCTGAATGTTCAAACTTCGTGTGGGTTTGCTCCCAAGGTGCTCAGCTCAACAATTGGAAGACTCTAGATTTACCCGTGATGTTTAAATcaattgaaat ATATGACaataaatgttttgaaaataacaatgTCGATATTCCTAATTTTGAGCACCCTATCGATAATACGGAAGATGATTATGAAGATGACCCGGAACCCTCTCCAGAGCTCTTGAGATTAGTAGAACAAGAGTCTAAAGAGATAAAACCCCATCAGGAGGATGTTGAAGTACTCAACTTGGGAGAGGAAGGAGAGATAAAGGAAGTAAAAATCGGTACTAGCATGAAAAAGGAAGTGAGGGAAGGGCTGCGAGCCCTACTGAAGGAGTTTAAGGATGTTTTCGCTTGGTCTTACAAAGACATGCCAGG GAAGAGGTACAGAAGCAATTCGACGCAGGATTTCTGGCTGTGGCTAAATACCCACAATGGGTAG